One genomic region from Macrobrachium rosenbergii isolate ZJJX-2024 chromosome 1, ASM4041242v1, whole genome shotgun sequence encodes:
- the Ktl gene encoding BTB/POZ domain-containing protein KCTD12, protein MATNGAPNNSSSSSASSNNSGQQQPSSDPTGQSINSIMQVFPPIVELNVGGVFYTTALTTLQKEPDSLLGQMFTGKSKTPVLRDSKGKFFIDRDGVLFRYILDYLRNQKLVLPENFSERERLKKEADFFQLQEMIDSLTLPKSLSPVDPAFLVRTSVGTITVSYRGTFAFGRDGLADVKFRKINRILVCGRVTLCREVFGDTLNESRDPDRGATDRYTSRFFLKHTFLEQAFDMLVLAGYKCQGSCANGTAGGMMVDKKPGSDSEEDRWNHYNEFVWVRE, encoded by the coding sequence ATGGCCACCAACGGCGCCCCCAACAACAGTTCCTCGTCCTCGGCCTCGTCGAACAACAGCGGACAGCAGCAGCCTTCTTCAGACCCCACCGGCCAGAGCATCAACTCCATCATGCAGGTCTTCCCGCCCATCGTCGAGCTGAACGTGGGCGGAGTGTTTTACACGACCGCCCTCACCACGCTCCAGAAGGAGCCCGACTCGCTGCTGGGGCAGATGTTCACGGGCAAGTCGAAGACGCCCGTCCTGCGGGACTCGAAGGGCAAGTTCTTCATCGACAGGGACGGCGTGCTCTTCCGCTACATCCTCGACTACCTGCGCAACCAGAAGCTGGTCCTGCCGGAGAACTTCAGCGAGCGCGAGCGCCTGAAGAAGGAGGCCGACTTCTTCCAGCTGCAGGAGATGATCGACTCGCTCACCCTGCCCAAGTCGCTCAGCCCCGTCGACCCCGCTTTTTTAGTGCGGACCTCCGTCGGGACCATCACCGTCTCGTACCGCGGGACGTTCGCCTTCGGCCGTGACGGGCTGGCCGACGTCAAGTTCCGGAAGATCAACCGCATCCTGGTGTGCGGCCGCGTGACCCTCTGCCGGGAGGTGTTCGGCGACACGCTCAACGAGTCCAGAGACCCGGACCGCGGCGCCACCGACCGCTACACCTCGCGCTTCTTCCTCAAGCACACCTTCCTCGAACAGGCCTTCGACATGCTGGTGCTAGCCGGGTACAAGTGCCAGGGGTCGTGCGCCAACGGCACCGCCGGGGGCATGATGGTGGACAAGAAGCCCGGCAGCGACTCGGAGGAGGACCGCTGGAACCACTACAACGAATTCGTGTGGGTCAGGGAATAA